The Oncorhynchus keta strain PuntledgeMale-10-30-2019 unplaced genomic scaffold, Oket_V2 Un_scaffold_9739_pilon_pilon, whole genome shotgun sequence genome contains the following window.
AGTCCTTGCTTGTGAGGGATGGTCATAGCGAAGCCTATGGCAGGCACGTACAACATGGCATGACTGGACAGTGGCATGGCTATGTTCTGAGCAGCAAGAGGGACTGGTATAATCGCAGAGCCTGGTATAGCACCCAGCCCTACTGACTGAACTTAGACAGCACTTTGCAATAGAGAAGTGACCTGCGATAGTCCTGTAATGAACCAGGCTGATGTTTATAGGGATGAGTCTTCTCCGTGAGGCAGAACTGAACAATTTCCACTAGATGGAACAGCAAAAATTCTAAATTGGCTGTATTGTAAAAATTCATACACAAAAATAGGCTTTTTGGTCTTCACTTATCCTTAACCCTAAAGTTAAATTTTCAAATCAGATTTGGACTTTGTGGCAGTGCCAGTAAGTGACCACTCTGCatagctgcctccagaacaaaaTACACTAAGCTGTGTAATGAAGACAGTGTCCCAGTTggcaccatatatatatatatatatcataggaGGTTGCAACCATGTTCGGTAACATTCCACCAATTCCACTCGTCGTTAACACAAGCCCATTCTAcgcaattaaggtgccaccaacccccTGTGCTATAtggtgcactgcttttgaccaggaccctgatatggtagtgcactacatagggaatagggtgccattttgaataAAACAGCAATAGGTAGATATGTTCACTTGAAGGAAAGTGAATATGGTCATTACTGGTATGAACTGTCACTGTACAATGACTATGCTGTGATATACTGAATCAGTTTGTCCTCAACTGTTGAAGGTGAACGGTGTACTCATGTTGTCCAGTGGGCTGTCCAGAACATTGGTGTGTTACTGGCCTGACAAAATGGACTCCCTGAACAATTCCTATTTTAACAGTGATTGTAGCCCAGAGTAGATTCCTAGGAGACTATTGGTTCTTTAAAACAGTCATCATCAAATGGCTTTCTGGACAGCGTACCCCCTCTTCATTCATCAACTAACCGACAATAAAGCATGTAGAAATGGACAGGCTATCAAGATATTGTGGGAAAAATAAAACTTCATAAAAATACAGTACAAATACATGATTAAGATATCTAGTGTGTCTTTATTGGTCAATTGCATACAAGGTCCAACCGAAATTTGACTTCCGTTTTTAACAGTGAGCCACAAGTGCTCTTGTTTATCCAtcatttgttttgtgtgtgtggggggggaagAGGTGATACATTGAAAGTATAGGGAGAGTTACTTCTTCCCCACGACCAGTTTACACAACAATGTTATTTACCAATACATCACCGTGCCACCATAAGTCACTTATCCAAATTGGTCCCTCAAATGGCAGCCCATTCTATATTTATACaggaaatagggtgtcatttgggccCTGAACAAAAGTAGTagactatatggggaataggctgccatttgggacataggcAGTCTAAACTAAGCTGAAGCTTATTTGAAAAGAATAGCCAAATACCACCTGGATAGACAAGACTGTTTTATTAGAAGACTGTTACTATAAGAACTTGTTTCTCTGTTGAGCTAGTTAGAACAATGGACCACCATCACTTCTAAACCTCCTCTGGCAATGGTTCGGCGGGCAGTTTATTCAGCACGTCCTTCTTCAGTGGGCCCTGGAGGTCAAAAGTCACAGCAGGGTCAACAGAAGTCCAGTATTAAAGCAACAGGTTCACTCAGACATGGGTCATGTCAGCTGAGAACGAGGgtaatgtcccaaatggcaccctatatagtgcactacgttttaccagagcactatgggtgccatttggaacgcgtTAGGGAGAGCACCACTCCACCTCGTTCCCCAACATGCTCCAGTCCTCATCCCTTTAATTCCACATCTCAATTTTTCTGAGCACTATTCAGAATCCAGCTAATACACATCCAATTTCACAATTGTCATAGCATTAGATCACACCAGGGGGTCAAGCAAAATAAAACATCTTTTTTTTTAACACGTTAAAAGTATTGATTGTTGAAGATGTTGGAAAGATACAGGGTTTGACAGGAACAGGTACTCCAACAAACACGGGAAAATCTTTCATCACTATTCCTGTACTATCAATGACTAGGACAACAGTCATGCCGTAGCCACTTTCGATACAGGGTGTCCGCCTTCACAAACGCTTCAGTGCCTTCACCCCAACCTACGCTGTCCCTACATAAACCTACAGCCTTCCCCTTTACTTAcccacacccctccctccatcactaacATGGCCCGTCAGTCCCACTCCCTCCATCACTAACATTGTCCTTCAGTCCCCCCTCCATCACTAACATTGTCCGTCACTTGTCCCACTCCTCCATCACTAACATTGTCCGTCAGTCCCACTCCTCCATCACTAACATTGTCCGTCCCACTTGTCCGTCCCCTCCATCACTAACATTGTCCGTCAGTCCCACTCCTCCATCACTAACATTGTCCGTCAGTCCCACTCCTCCATCACTAACATTGTCCGTCAGTCCCACTCctccatcactaacattgatTCAGCTCCATCACTAACATTGTCCGTCAGTCCACTCCTCCATCACTAACATTGTCGGGCCCTTCCACCCAGGCCCAAACCCAGCCTACCCATCACTAACATTGTCCTGGGGGTCAGTCCCAAACTTCCTCCATCACTAAGGTCATTGTCCTTGGACTTGCAGTCCCactccatcactaacattgtCCGTCAGTCCCACTCCTCCATCACTAACATTGTCCgtcagtcaggagaggagaggatggatgaatAATTATACCACTCCTCCATCACTATGGTcatgtttccctctctccatcactaacaTTATTCAGAAGTTAAAACATCATCCATCACTAACATTGTTGTCAGTCACGGGCACTGTCCTCCATCACTAACATTGTCCGTCAGTCCACAGCCCTCCATCATCTAACATTGTCCGTCAGTGGGGGAACCCTCCTCCATCACTAACATTGTCCGTCAGTGGACTGAATAATTCTATTAAAATATGCCATTCAGAGCTCATCCCACATCCATTCACAGTCAGTAGGGCCCTTCCACCCAGGCCACAACCCACATACTCGGTACccatgtgaaatgaatgtaggagaatataacaattCTCTGGTAAAAGATAATCAAAAATAAAAATACCTTTGAATAGCCAAACTTGGATGTGGTGTTTATTGAACTTGAGGTCGATGGATTTCCTTGGACTTGCGTGGCAGCATGTGTGCACTAGCATGGACTGTGAGAGAGAAGCAcatgaccacacacacaagtGGTTAACAAGAGTTCAACACAAGGTCAAATATATCTCATGCCTTTGCATCCCAACTCCTATGGTGCCCAGTCCTGTGGAGGTTTCACTAATGTTTTCCTCTCTGGCATCAGTGGTTTGATTCCTTCACTATTATTCAGAAATTAAAACATCATACATCATCTGCACAGAGGTAGTTGTCACTAACACACGGGCACTGTACCTTTCTCAGGGTGAGGACACGTTTCTTACAGCCGATCACACAGCCCTTCAGCATCAAGAAGTCATTTTTCACGTCACCATAGTGGGGGAACCCtccctacagacagacaacaggagaggagaggatggatgaatAATTATACAGATTAAACAAGTAGTACACCACATTAATGGCCACAACCTGCAATACATACTCTattggaaatgtgaaaggaatgtaggagaatataacaatagatctggtaaaagataatacaaaaaaataaaaaatacatctttgaaatgcaagaggaaGGACATAGTGTTTTATTCCAGCTGAGTGAGGTGGAATTTCAATTTTGGCCACTAGGTGGCAGCAGTGTATTTAACGTTTTAGGCTGATCCAACGAACCATTGCATtaatgttcaaaatgttgtatcaagactgcccaaatgtgcctaatttgtttattaataactttaagttcaaaactgtgcactctcctcaaacagcatggtattatttcactgtaatagctactgtaaattggacagtgcatttagcttaaattcttgttcaaCTAGTGCTTTCTGTCCATATAAGATGAATTTAAGCCCATCTCAACTGTGAAATTTTGCCCATTACTTGAATTTCAACATCTCACGCTGAATTTCACATTGCCCATCTCAACTAGTGATTTAGCCCATCTCAACAGAATTTCCTGCCCATGGATGGGATTTCACATGCCCATCTCAAAGTGAATTTGAACATCTCAACAGTAAGAATTAGAATGCCCATCTCAACTATGTTATATGCCCATCTCACTACTGAATttcacagcccatctcagtaccATGTCAATAACATTATATTACCATGGGCGTGACTAGTCTTCTGGTACTGGTTTCATGCCCAGTTAGTGGAAGCGTTGTTCTTGATCACTTTGCCATCCTGGACATGGATCCCTTTGCCAATACGGTAGATCTGTAGACCAGAGTAAAACACCGAAACAGCATGATGGTGGTGAACCACAGTCTCAGCAGTACAGTATGAACCTCTACGTAATTAGTCACAACAGAACCCAAACTAGTTCCAGTTGAATACGCAACTCAAACATCCACACAGATCGTTCATTAACAAAGTATAATATATGAAGAAAACTATTTTACAAAGTAGTCAGTCCCTTTGAGGTCAAAACACCTATTTTTCAAGGAACACTTGGTCAACTAGTGAATTTCACATGCCCATCTCAACTAGTGAATTTCACATGCCCATCTCAACTAGTGAATTTCACATGCCCATCTCAACTAGTGAATTTCACATGCCCATCTCAACTAGTGAATTTCACATGCCCATCTCAACTAGTGAATTTCACATGCCCATCTCAACTACTGAATTTCACATGCCCATCTCATCTAATGAATTTCACATGCCCATCTCAACTAATGAATTTCACATGCCCATCTCAACTAATGAATTTCACATGCCCATCTCAACTAATGAATTTCACATGCCCATCTCAACTAATGAATTTCACATGCCCATCTCATCTAATGAATTTCACATGCCCATCTCATCTAATGAATTTCACATGCCCATCTCATCTAATGAATTTCACATGCCCATCTCATCTAATGAATTTCACATGCCCATCTCATCTAATGAATTTCACATGCCCATCTCATCTAATGAATTTCACATGCCCATCTCATCTAGAGCCCTGGTGCTGCGGACCTTCTTGTTGAGCTCTGTGCGGTGGTGGTAGCCCTTCTGGCCGGCACGGGCGATGGTGTAGCCCACACGGGAAGGGTGCCAGGCTCCGATACAGGCCACCTTACGGAGGCCCTTGTGAGTCTTCCTGGGCAGTTTCTTTACTCCCCAACGACTGGTCACACCTGACAACCAATAGGAAAACCAGTAGGAAATGGGTTAAGCCACAGGACCAGCCAATAGAATATAATAGCTGAATAGTAATATACCTTCAGTCAGCAGACATTGACATGCATCTTTTACTAATTAGATTATATTAGCAAGTAGAAAAACTCTGGGTCTTTGAGCCATTTTGTTAGATATAGAGACATGTCTCAACTTTGGAGATATTATAAACAATGGTACTGCCATGTCATTAATGTCCATATAGATTTCTCCCACTCATCCCCAGGCTGAGTGACAACTCATATGGTCATtctcaacaacaaaaatctcTCTGGCATCAGTGGTTTGATTCCTTCACTATTATTCAGAAATTAAAACATCATCCATCATCTGCACAGAGGTCATTGTCACGTTTGGTAGCAAGACAGAACAAATGGATGAGTGGGAGATCTGTACCTAGGAATATCTTCTACGGTGACCCTTTTACCTCGACGACCAAGTACCTCAAAACATTTTACCTTTCATCCCATGACCTTTGGAGACCCCGATGACGTCTATCATCTCATCCTGGTAGAAGACTGAGGACACAGGGACGGGCTGCTCCAGCTTCTCCTTGACCCAGTCCACCTTCTCAGAGATGGTGCCGCCGTTCAGCTGCACCTCCATGATATGGGCCTTCTTAGCTTTGAGGGGCAGCAGGCGAATCTAGAGACACAATTATAAAATGTAGAGAAACCAGCCAGATTCACACACAACTTTAGTGCCTCCACTCCCACACTGACTACATATGATTTATTATAGGATTCAGTCTCTGAACCAGGATTAGCTTCCCTTTCCCCAATCCTACCCATTATTGGGGGAAATCTCAAGATCAGCGCCTAGGGCAGGGTCGTCAAACTCATTTTGCCCCGGGAGCCGCAGTCGGTCTACAACGACATCCGGAAGGTCGCACTGAATTTGGTAAAATATTTACTTGCCACCAATTTGCAAAAATGCATCCACCCCTCCAATGCTCACTCTGTCTAGCTTTCATTTGGGAGATTATTAACGAGCTAGACAATTTCAAGAAACTACGAATGTAGGTCTATTATTTCTACAGTTTAAATGAGATTTTAGTCATTTTAAAGCTTTTAAAGTTTGTTTTCCTATACACTCAAATCGAAAATGACATATACAacattatttttttatacatCTATACACCCGCGGgctgtatgtttgacacccctggtgtagaggcaacttcaccctacagtcCTGTGAGTCATCAGTCAGGTCTCCGATAGCCTTGTCTATTTGTGAGGCCTTGACTCATATGGTCATGTTTTTCTCTCTGGCATCAGTGGTTTGATTCCTTCACTATTATTCAGAAATTAAAACATCATACATCATCTGCAGAAAGAGAAAAAACATCTGCCAAATGTGACACCGACCATGAGAATTATCAAGACCGCTagaacagatctggaaccaggcgaATACTCTCCCTGGAGACATGATTCACATTGCTCTATCCCCACATCTTACAGTAATCATATCTCTGCTTCGACAAACAGACACAATACCCTGAATTCAATCAGTAATATTGAGCAATGTTTGTTGCCAACACAAACTTTCCTCAAGTGCAGTAGAGGTACTGCTCCTCACAGGAGTATTTTTAAACTGTAATTTGAAACTCCATACTCTAGTACTCCTCTGCATGTGTgcgtgcgagagagagaagacatttgTTCGCAACGGGGGCCTTGAGATTAGGGAAGGTTTGTTCCCCCCTTTCAGTTGCCATGTGACTGGTAGGAGCTGGGTAGGCTATAAGTCAAACAGCCGTGCCCGTTCTGAAGTGAGGTCCTTGGGGTGGAGACAGATGAACCCCAGGGATACCATCAGCTGTCACTTACTCACCACAAGCCAATAGAAACTCACCGAGAATAAGAGTGGAGGATTTCTGTTGGATCACATGATTGATAAGAGGGTTCTATGTACCTGAGTGTGGATGAGGACCCGGATGGATGAGCAGTATTTCTTCATGTTATTAAAGTCCTTCTCCAGCTGCTTCTTGCCACTCTCGTCTGTCCACTTCTTGGCATACTTGGTGAATGCCTTCTTCTTGCTCTTGTACCTGGAAGTGGTTACATACAGGGTAGAGATTGAAAAATAATCTCTTGATCATATGTTacttccccctccttctctggCATCAGCGGTTTGATTTCAACACTATTATTCAGAAATTAAAACATCAAACATCATCTGCACAGAGGTCAGTCACAGTCTATACTTCAATGTGCCCCACCAGCTTTTGTAGAATCTGCGCTTGCACTCGTCACTGAGGTGCTCAGCGAAGATGGTCTTGAAGGACCTCAGGCCACGGACTGTGTCGATGTACCCAacaacccccaccaccatcacaggCGGAGTCTCGATGATAGTGACCGCCTCCACAGACTCACGTTTGGCTTGCTCTGTTGGGAGAGGAGATATGGGTCAGTTGCCACAAAAATGATAAAGACAAATGGCCTGTGTGTCGCCTAAAGGAGGAACGACAAAGTGTCATATCAatgtcagagcagaacagaggaagACTAGGATTGAAAACAGAGCTGGGCTCTATGGTCAATGCCACATGTTCTCTCTGGCATCAGCGGTTTGATTCAATCACCATTATTCAGAAATTAAAACATCATACAGAGTCTTCTCAGAGATCCTTGTCTAGACAGGAcaatgatctgggaccaggtcTAATTCTCTCATGGCTCTTACTCCTGGTTCACATATACATTGTTCTATCCAGATTTGACATCATCCCACGCTGTAAGGCAGACTGTACATACTCAGGCCAGTGCGGTGCACCTCACGCAGGATGTGGGTCATGCCGGCCTTGTAGCCCATGAAGGCGGTGAGGTGGACGGGCTGGCTGGGGTCGTCCTGGGGCCAGCTGCGGGGCTTCCCCCGGTGCTTCTTGCTGCGCTTGCAGGGCAGGAAGCCCATGTGCCCATGGCGGGGCGCGTGGAATTTACGGTGAGACTGGGAGGGAGCGAAACAGATGTTCACGTCAATTAACTTCTGATCATGCTTCAAGGGCTCTAAAACCCTGGGTTATTGCTGTGCTTTACCCTTGATAAAGTTGGGCTCTAAAACCCCGGGTTATTGCTGTGCTTTACCCTTGATAAAGTTGGGCTCTAAAACCCTGGGTTATTGCTGTGCTTTACCCTTGATAAAGTTGGGCTCTAAAACCCCAGGTTATTGCTGTGCTTTACCCTTGATAAAGTTGGGCTCTAAAACCCAGGTTATTGCTGTGCTTTACCCTTGATAAAGTTGGGCTAAAACCCCAGGTTATTGCTGTGCTTTACCCTTGATAAAGTTGGGCTCTAAAACCCTGGGTTATTGCTGTGCTTTACCCTTGATAAAGTTGGGCTCTAAAACCCTAGGTTATTGCTGTGCTTTACCCTTGATAAAGTTGG
Protein-coding sequences here:
- the LOC118376942 gene encoding 60S ribosomal protein L3-like, translating into MSHRKFHAPRHGHMGFLPCKRSKKHRGKPRSWPQDDPSQPVHLTAFMGYKAGMTHILREVHRTGLKQAKRESVEAVTIIETPPVMVVGVVGYIDTVRGLRSFKTIFAEHLSDECKRRFYKSWYKSKKKAFTKYAKKWTDESGKKQLEKDFNNMKKYCSSIRVLIHTQIRLLPLKAKKAHIMEVQLNGGTISEKVDWVKEKLEQPVPVSSVFYQDEMIDVIGVSKGHGMKGVTSRWGVKKLPRKTHKGLRKVACIGAWHPSRVGYTIARAGQKGYHHRTELNKKIYRIGKGIHVQDGKVIKNNASTNWA